The Cerasicoccus sp. TK19100 genome window below encodes:
- the rplT gene encoding 50S ribosomal protein L20 encodes MPRATNAPATRARRKRKLKQAKGYFGNKSRLYRYAKDAVSRSGKFAYRDRRKKKSEFRQLWIVRINAACRPLDISYSRLMEGLKAAEIGLDRKAISEMAIHDEAAFASLVEKAKAALADKASKAE; translated from the coding sequence ATGCCACGAGCAACCAATGCACCCGCCACCCGCGCCCGTCGTAAGCGTAAGCTGAAGCAGGCTAAGGGTTATTTCGGCAACAAGTCGCGTCTCTATCGTTACGCGAAGGATGCCGTTTCACGCTCCGGTAAGTTCGCTTACCGCGACCGCCGCAAAAAGAAGTCCGAGTTCCGTCAACTCTGGATCGTTCGCATCAACGCTGCCTGCCGTCCGCTGGACATCTCTTACAGCCGCCTCATGGAAGGCCTCAAGGCTGCCGAGATCGGTCTCGACCGCAAGGCCATCAGCGAAATGGCGATCCACGACGAAGCCGCGTTTGCCTCTCTGGTAGAGAAGGCCAAGGCCGCTCTCGCGGACAAGGCTTCCAAGGCTGAGTAA
- the rpmI gene encoding 50S ribosomal protein L35: MAQKTRKAIAKRIKVTGTGKVRRWKANHRHLLRNKSQKQKRAMRQDHSLGEGQARQMLNGVPHA; the protein is encoded by the coding sequence ATGGCACAAAAAACACGCAAAGCAATCGCCAAGCGCATCAAGGTTACCGGCACAGGCAAGGTTCGTCGTTGGAAGGCAAACCACCGCCACCTGCTGCGTAATAAGTCGCAAAAGCAAAAGCGCGCGATGCGTCAGGACCACAGCCTCGGTGAGGGCCAAGCCCGCCAGATGCTAAACGGTGTCCCGCACGCGTAA
- the prmC gene encoding peptide chain release factor N(5)-glutamine methyltransferase codes for MQSVLEILQKTTAYFEQKGVPDAKLNAERLMAHVLECTRLDLYLQFERPLTEDLLAALRPLVGRRAKREPLQYIIGETDFLDLKLKCDRRALIPRQETEELADLLIRHFGKTPPASVLDLGTGIGALALSLAQAWPDAAVTAVDVSADALALARENAAANELERVNFLQSDWFAAVNGSFDLIVTNPPYLTEKEMTTAEPEVVKFEPSSALVAGDDGLRDLETIIEKAPKRLTDNGLLVAETGISQHAVLADMARRAGFAKSESQKDLDGRPRFFWAWK; via the coding sequence ATGCAAAGCGTTCTGGAAATCCTGCAAAAAACGACGGCCTATTTCGAGCAGAAAGGCGTGCCGGATGCTAAATTGAATGCTGAGCGGCTTATGGCGCACGTGCTGGAGTGTACGCGGCTGGACCTGTATCTGCAGTTTGAGCGTCCGCTGACGGAAGACCTCCTCGCCGCGCTGCGCCCGCTGGTGGGCCGCCGTGCCAAGCGCGAGCCGCTGCAATACATCATTGGCGAAACGGACTTTCTCGACCTCAAGCTCAAGTGCGACCGTCGCGCCTTGATTCCGAGACAGGAAACCGAGGAGCTGGCCGATCTGCTGATTCGCCACTTCGGCAAGACGCCGCCTGCGAGCGTGCTCGACCTGGGCACCGGGATTGGCGCGTTGGCCTTGTCCCTGGCGCAGGCCTGGCCGGACGCCGCCGTGACCGCGGTGGATGTCAGCGCCGATGCCCTGGCTCTGGCCCGGGAAAATGCCGCTGCCAATGAGCTGGAACGCGTGAACTTTCTACAAAGCGACTGGTTTGCTGCGGTCAATGGCTCGTTTGATCTGATCGTGACCAATCCGCCTTATCTCACCGAAAAAGAAATGACCACCGCCGAGCCCGAGGTGGTGAAATTTGAACCATCCAGCGCGCTCGTTGCGGGAGACGACGGCCTGCGCGATTTGGAGACGATTATCGAGAAGGCCCCTAAGCGATTAACTGACAATGGTTTACTGGTTGCGGAAACGGGCATTTCCCAGCATGCGGTGCTGGCGGATATGGCTCGGCGGGCCGGCTTTGCCAAATCGGAGTCGCAAAAAGACCTGGATGGGCGTCCGCGCTTCTTTTGGGCCTGGAAGTAG
- a CDS encoding DUF721 domain-containing protein, with protein sequence MHFSREVNNLIANLRGVPEDRGRSVRRDAKPIDSIVEVIIERYKIGKPTAEEIIVKHWKDIVGEQTAHRARPMKIVNGKQLVILASNSVIKQELLFAERQILKRIRALPECGGIRDVSIKG encoded by the coding sequence ATGCACTTCAGCCGGGAAGTCAATAACCTGATCGCCAATCTGCGGGGAGTCCCCGAAGACCGGGGGCGCTCGGTGCGTCGTGATGCCAAGCCTATCGACAGCATTGTCGAGGTGATCATCGAGCGTTACAAAATCGGCAAGCCGACCGCCGAGGAAATCATCGTGAAGCATTGGAAGGACATCGTTGGCGAGCAAACCGCCCACCGCGCCCGCCCGATGAAGATCGTCAACGGCAAGCAGTTGGTGATCCTCGCGTCAAACTCCGTCATCAAACAGGAGTTGCTCTTTGCCGAGCGGCAAATCCTCAAACGCATTCGCGCCCTCCCCGAATGCGGCGGCATCCGCGACGTGTCAATTAAGGGGTAG
- a CDS encoding di-heme oxidoredictase family protein: MTRYLKLLAAIGLVPFLSFAATITFHGDTHRIHWQAAADTVYFTERSDDLKAWEPLGPVYIGDDTERSSDIAATGSELAFYRLLRLPRDNVKSSISDGVTPDYLAWVTELNDGTLKFNFLALTPGNFADIHYRVNGGDQLNLRMDGDGPHFTYVTPPLQADDEITFYYTFDREGPVEDTPTYAHIFGGDNSGGNNGGNGGNEYEDVLPDPLTPAGFNHGLTYANGQATIRIQPGHQPDSMRVHYSLNGSSVRGENMTQNGDEWTYTLNAADGDTLVYSFRSSSPNYIYSSDFTRVVGSQQPEADEPLEIIAAGRFRDRHENELRFNPYVENYFDHSYFGLRMIDHGDGVEVEVTPAEPVDFVDIKLYDRNETPHEERPLEERADYAQAIRMFEVDGKFYWRINPVEPGKFVDLEFTLRRTSTGQQYYTAIFRFYVGDGALTQRITDPEAYSGGATSVDVYTETQYSFAQAAHNVRPDTLRDFLNGKRVFDQVFDESTGLGPLYNAKSCIQCHVNDGSARPPSSFDEMMNGMLVRLSEGDAGSQGPHSVYGSQLQDRAVDGQFPEGRGHVSYTNVIGQFGDGGAYTLAKPTYSYSGLQGPAFLSAKKSPRVAPKIIGMGLLESIPAETLEAWADPEDADGDGISGRIHYVTDPESGETTIGRFGWKATQPSVRAQTAIALTEDIGVSNPVYPDDGAELGETEFDHLAHYTQLLGVPLKRDQGDADVVVGQQLFGEMGCVACHVPTTATGDIHTLTELRGQRIHPYTDLLLHDMGDGLADEVEEGQATGREWRTAPLWGIGRTEEVSAHSRYLHDGRARNLTEAILWHGGEAESAKENFRTLSAEQRAQVIAFLKSL, from the coding sequence ATGACTCGATACCTAAAGCTGCTCGCGGCCATTGGCTTGGTGCCGTTTTTGTCCTTTGCCGCCACGATCACCTTTCACGGCGATACGCATCGCATCCATTGGCAGGCAGCAGCGGACACCGTGTATTTCACCGAACGCTCCGACGACCTGAAAGCCTGGGAGCCGCTGGGGCCGGTCTATATTGGCGACGACACCGAGCGCAGCAGTGACATCGCCGCCACCGGCAGCGAACTTGCCTTTTACCGCCTGCTTCGACTCCCGCGCGACAACGTAAAAAGCAGCATCAGCGACGGCGTGACGCCCGACTACCTTGCTTGGGTCACCGAGCTAAACGACGGCACGCTGAAATTCAACTTCCTCGCCCTCACGCCCGGAAATTTTGCGGACATCCATTATCGCGTCAACGGCGGCGACCAGCTCAACCTGCGCATGGACGGCGATGGCCCGCACTTCACCTACGTGACGCCCCCGCTGCAGGCCGATGACGAGATTACCTTTTATTACACCTTCGATCGTGAGGGCCCCGTGGAAGACACGCCCACCTATGCGCACATTTTCGGTGGTGATAACTCCGGCGGTAACAATGGTGGCAACGGCGGTAATGAATACGAAGACGTGCTCCCCGATCCGCTCACCCCGGCCGGCTTTAACCATGGGCTGACCTACGCCAACGGGCAGGCCACGATCCGCATTCAGCCGGGGCACCAGCCCGACTCCATGCGCGTCCACTATTCGCTTAATGGTAGCTCCGTGCGCGGCGAAAACATGACGCAAAACGGCGACGAGTGGACCTACACGCTCAACGCCGCAGATGGCGACACGCTGGTTTACTCCTTCCGCTCCAGCTCGCCCAATTACATCTACAGCAGCGACTTCACCCGCGTGGTGGGCTCCCAGCAACCCGAGGCCGACGAGCCATTGGAGATCATCGCCGCCGGCCGTTTCCGCGACCGTCACGAGAACGAATTGCGCTTCAATCCCTACGTGGAAAACTACTTCGATCACAGCTACTTCGGCCTGCGGATGATCGACCACGGCGACGGCGTCGAGGTGGAAGTAACCCCGGCCGAGCCGGTCGATTTTGTCGACATCAAGCTCTACGACCGCAACGAAACGCCGCACGAAGAACGCCCACTCGAAGAGCGCGCCGACTACGCGCAGGCAATCCGGATGTTCGAGGTCGACGGGAAATTCTACTGGCGCATCAACCCCGTCGAGCCGGGCAAATTCGTCGACCTGGAATTTACCCTCCGCCGCACCAGCACGGGCCAGCAGTATTACACCGCAATCTTCCGCTTCTACGTGGGCGATGGAGCCCTCACCCAACGCATCACCGATCCCGAGGCCTACAGCGGCGGCGCGACCAGCGTGGATGTCTACACCGAAACGCAATATTCCTTCGCCCAGGCGGCGCACAATGTCCGCCCCGACACGCTCCGCGACTTCCTCAACGGCAAGCGTGTGTTCGACCAGGTCTTTGACGAATCCACCGGCCTCGGCCCGCTTTACAACGCCAAGTCCTGCATACAGTGCCACGTCAACGACGGCTCCGCGCGCCCACCCTCCTCCTTCGACGAAATGATGAACGGTATGCTCGTGCGCCTTTCCGAGGGCGATGCCGGCAGCCAGGGTCCACACAGCGTTTACGGCTCGCAACTCCAGGATCGCGCCGTCGACGGCCAGTTCCCCGAAGGTCGCGGCCATGTGTCTTACACGAACGTCATTGGCCAGTTTGGCGATGGCGGTGCCTACACACTCGCCAAGCCGACCTACTCCTATTCCGGCCTGCAGGGCCCCGCATTTTTATCCGCCAAAAAGTCACCCCGCGTCGCGCCGAAGATCATCGGCATGGGTCTGCTGGAGTCCATACCCGCCGAGACCCTCGAAGCTTGGGCCGACCCCGAGGACGCCGACGGCGACGGCATCTCCGGGCGCATCCATTACGTGACCGATCCGGAATCGGGCGAGACCACCATTGGCCGCTTCGGCTGGAAGGCGACGCAGCCCAGCGTGCGCGCTCAAACGGCAATCGCGTTGACGGAAGACATTGGCGTGAGCAACCCGGTTTACCCGGATGACGGCGCCGAACTGGGCGAAACAGAATTTGACCACCTGGCCCACTACACGCAGCTGCTTGGCGTGCCGCTCAAGCGCGATCAGGGTGATGCCGACGTGGTGGTCGGCCAACAACTTTTCGGGGAAATGGGGTGCGTTGCCTGCCACGTTCCTACTACCGCTACCGGCGATATCCACACGCTGACCGAGTTGCGCGGGCAACGCATCCACCCCTACACTGACCTCCTCCTGCACGACATGGGCGATGGCCTGGCCGACGAGGTCGAAGAAGGCCAAGCCACTGGTCGCGAATGGCGCACGGCGCCGCTGTGGGGCATCGGCCGCACGGAAGAAGTCAGCGCCCACTCGCGCTACCTGCACGACGGTCGCGCCCGCAACCTGACCGAGGCCATCCTCTGGCACGGCGGCGAAGCAGAATCAGCCAAGGAAAACTTCCGCACCCTCAGCGCCGAGCAACGCGCACAGGTAATCGCGTTTTTGAAGAGTCTCTAA
- a CDS encoding O-antigen ligase family protein, whose amino-acid sequence MKQHKIAVFGDLSLSNCLDWAVTLTVCAWLFFIGYQLGGVRPDTMVFSAGFLGVALAFHTLGLMVDTSRDPIKFNPLGFAFFPALLYMIANLYLLSDFVWRGREELLAMVQGVTIFWLAVQNFRTKNHVWMVLGSVILLAILGTAIGIMQFFYNPEWLPSVIDPIEGRSFRVPMAGEYIGRATGSFAAPATYAGFMLLVGFPMLVAGFSRRFTGMARAFFIYAGFLMIGAVFLSMSRGALVLVVVGIFLLPFAVRAKRSTTVIAWLLLLMLFAGSFSLLFLFNEDFQLRLLATLDASRESVRPVMWQAAWGQFLDAPILGNGLGGYDMLFENHRPEGFNREAIHASNDYLETLADLGAVGFILFWGPVGAIAFLAVKEWFAQPESVRLGASDNPRAKRRMTTPKFIISALGLGLFLFGGHLLMESHLKTPALLLLFFLFLGFISKCVPIERIKLPRAPLWRIGAMALGLMLSVLIPLWAIPNSTGYLYVQNGDRKLDQLTENLAELKQDEVYYSELIEMLQLSLAQMPDHAEAWSDLSCTVAMQDFLYPGRSAEFGERAEAHARSALEINEQLPYAWINLGHALSLQGRMADAGEAYQRATEIAPNRSDVWYFYALHLNSMNATRGEARVAVERALALQPSNEKAADLRRKILVP is encoded by the coding sequence ATGAAACAACATAAGATCGCCGTCTTTGGCGATCTGTCGCTGAGCAATTGCCTGGATTGGGCGGTTACGCTGACTGTATGCGCATGGTTGTTCTTTATTGGCTACCAGTTGGGCGGGGTCCGACCGGACACCATGGTGTTTTCCGCGGGCTTTCTCGGAGTGGCGCTGGCCTTTCATACGCTGGGGCTGATGGTCGACACTTCGCGTGACCCGATAAAATTCAACCCGCTGGGCTTCGCGTTTTTCCCGGCGCTGCTCTACATGATCGCCAACCTATACCTGCTGAGTGACTTTGTGTGGCGCGGGCGGGAAGAGCTGCTGGCGATGGTGCAGGGAGTGACGATCTTTTGGCTGGCAGTGCAGAATTTCCGCACGAAGAACCACGTGTGGATGGTGCTCGGCTCGGTGATCCTGCTCGCGATTCTGGGGACGGCGATTGGCATCATGCAGTTTTTCTACAATCCCGAATGGTTGCCGAGCGTGATCGATCCGATTGAAGGCCGGTCATTCCGCGTGCCGATGGCGGGTGAATACATTGGCCGGGCCACGGGGTCGTTTGCTGCGCCGGCGACTTATGCCGGGTTCATGCTGCTGGTTGGATTTCCGATGCTGGTGGCGGGCTTCAGCCGACGTTTCACCGGGATGGCGCGGGCGTTTTTCATTTACGCGGGCTTCCTGATGATTGGCGCGGTGTTCCTGTCGATGTCGCGTGGGGCGCTGGTGTTGGTCGTGGTGGGCATCTTTCTGTTGCCGTTTGCGGTGCGTGCCAAACGCAGTACAACGGTCATTGCCTGGCTGCTCCTCCTGATGTTGTTCGCGGGGTCGTTTTCGCTGCTGTTTTTGTTCAATGAAGACTTCCAACTGCGGTTACTGGCGACGCTCGATGCCAGCCGCGAATCCGTGCGCCCGGTGATGTGGCAGGCGGCGTGGGGGCAGTTTCTCGATGCGCCGATATTGGGCAATGGCCTCGGCGGCTACGATATGCTTTTTGAAAACCACCGGCCGGAAGGCTTTAACCGCGAGGCCATCCACGCGAGCAATGACTACTTGGAAACGCTGGCCGATCTCGGTGCCGTGGGCTTTATCCTGTTCTGGGGGCCGGTCGGGGCCATCGCTTTCCTGGCGGTCAAGGAGTGGTTCGCCCAGCCGGAATCCGTCCGCTTGGGGGCCTCGGATAATCCCCGGGCCAAGCGCCGCATGACCACGCCAAAGTTCATCATTAGCGCTCTCGGCCTGGGTTTGTTTCTCTTTGGTGGCCACCTGCTAATGGAGTCTCACCTAAAGACGCCAGCGCTGCTGCTGCTCTTTTTCCTGTTCCTTGGATTCATCAGCAAATGTGTGCCCATTGAGCGCATTAAGCTACCGCGCGCGCCATTATGGCGTATTGGTGCGATGGCGCTGGGGCTCATGCTCTCGGTGCTGATCCCACTGTGGGCGATACCCAACAGCACGGGCTATCTGTATGTGCAAAACGGTGACCGCAAGCTGGATCAACTGACCGAGAATCTCGCCGAGTTGAAGCAAGACGAAGTTTACTATTCGGAGCTGATTGAGATGCTCCAACTTAGCTTGGCGCAAATGCCGGATCATGCCGAGGCGTGGTCTGATTTGAGCTGCACCGTGGCGATGCAGGACTTCCTCTATCCGGGCCGGAGCGCGGAGTTTGGCGAACGAGCCGAAGCGCATGCCCGGAGCGCGCTCGAGATCAATGAGCAACTGCCCTATGCGTGGATAAACCTCGGGCACGCGCTCTCGTTGCAAGGACGAATGGCGGACGCAGGGGAGGCCTACCAGCGGGCCACCGAAATAGCCCCCAATCGCTCCGATGTTTGGTATTTTTATGCGCTGCATTTGAACTCGATGAACGCGACGCGCGGAGAGGCGCGGGTGGCCGTGGAGCGCGCGTTGGCGCTCCAGCCAAGTAACGAAAAAGCGGCTGACCTGCGGCGCAAAATCCTCGTCCCATGA